The following proteins come from a genomic window of Clupea harengus chromosome 22, Ch_v2.0.2, whole genome shotgun sequence:
- the lgi2b gene encoding leucine-rich repeat LGI family member 2b, with translation MLPGFNIRRSLWITFTLVILSQPSLSKRVFKFKCPPGCTCSKDSIICVGSSFIPRMIPNDINSLSIVNGSLPEIKEAMFALMPSLQLLLLNSNSLSAIQDDAFTGLPHLEYLFIEGNTIETITKNALRGLRDVTHLSLANNNMKSLPKDIFYGLDSLLELDLRGNIFECDCRTKWLIDWLKRSNATVSDIYCAGPGDRKGMRLKDVPDQQKECLSTDFVLHQTLATQSMSADIFSYKEDIYVAMAVPNSDSCVIMEWDHIETKFRPFDTITGRSIVGCRSVVIDDQAFVIVTQLFDGSHIHKFEPEQNKFTKFQVVEATNISKPNDLEVFQMGDEWFFLVVDSSKAGLSTLYKWNDTGFYPYQFLHEWFRDTDVEFIDIDGKAHLILASRSQVPVIYQWDKSTLKFALLSDIPNMDDIVTVKSFHINGDLYLAMACYIGDSKVLQWTGKQFVEVQAFPSRGAMVLQPFKFKDQHFLVLGSDYSFSLVYRWDEKDKQFIKFREVYVQWPRSFTPLSTDQKDFLLATSFKGKTILFEHVPVDNSL, from the exons ATGTTACCAGGCTTTAATATCCGTAGATCCCTGTGGATAACTTTTACGTTGGTCATCTTATCTCAGCCGTCACTTTCAAAACGggttttcaaattcaaatgtccTCCCGGATGCACCTGCTCCAAAGACTCCATCATTTGCGTCGGTTCGTCTTTCATTCCCCGTATGATTCCTAATGACATTAATTCTCT GAGTATTGTAAATGGCAGCCTTCCAGAAATCAAGGAGGCGATGTTTGCTCTCATGCCTTCACTGCAGTTACT GCTACTCAATTCCAATTCACTCTCAGCCATTCAAGACGATGCATTCACTGGGCTTCCGCATCTGGAGTATCT ATTTATTGAAGGCAACACAATTGAGACAATCACCAAAAATGCCCTCAGGGGGCTTCGTGATGTTACCCACCT GTCACTTGCCAACAACAACATGAAATCACTCCCAAAGGACATATTCTATGGGCTGGACTCTCTGCTAGAGTT GGATCTGCGTGGTAACATTTTTGAGTGTGACTGCCGGACAAAGTGGCTGATAGACTGGCTGAAGCGATCTAATGCCACGGTGTCTGATATTTATTGTGCCGGgccaggagacaggaagggCATGCGTCTCAAAGATGTCCCTGACCAGCAAAAGGAGTGTCTCTCCACTG ATTTTGTCCTTCATCAGACCCTGGCAACACAATCCATGTCAGCTGACATCTTCTCCTATAAAGAAGACATTTATGTGGCCATGGCTGTACCAAACTCAGACAGCTGTGTCATAATGGAGTGGGATCACATTGAAACAAAATTCAGGCCTTTTGACACTATTACAG GGCGTTCCATTGTTGGGTGCAGATCGGTTGTGATTGACGACCAGGCCTTTGTTATTGTGACTCAGCTCTTTGATGGTTCCCACATCCACAAATTCGAACCAGAGCAGAACAAGTTCACAAAATTTCAAGTTGTTGAAGCAACCAACATTTCTAAGCCCAATGACCTTGAAGTCTTTCAAATGGGTGACGAGTGGTTCTTTTTGGTCGTGGATAGTTCTAAAGCTGGCTTATCAACCCTCTACAAATGGAATGACACAGGATTCTACCCGTACCAATTTCTTCATGAGTGGTTCCGTGACACAGACGTGGAGTTCATTGATATAGATGGTAAGGCTCACCTCATCCTGGCCAGCCGATCACAAGTTCCAGTTATCTACCAATGGGACAAGAGCACCCTGAAATTTGCTTTACTCTCTGATATCCCCAATATGGACGATATTGTTACAGTGAAGTCCTTTCATATAAATGGGGACTTGTATCTGGCTATGGCTTGTTACATTGGTGACTCAAAGGTCCTCCAATGGACTGGCAAGCAGTTTGTAGAAGTCCAGGCATTCCCATCTCGAGGCGCCATGGTCCTGCAGCCCTTCAAGTTCAAGGATCAACACTTCCTTGTTCTAGGAAGTGACTATTCTTTCTCATTGGTGTACAGATGGGACGAGAAGGACAAACAGTTCATCAAGTTCCGGGAGGTATACGTGCAATGGCCACGTTCTTTCACCCCACTCTCAACAGACCAAAAGGATTTTCTGTTAGCCACGAGCTTCAAAGGCAAAACCATACTTTTTGAGCATGTCCCAGTTGACAATAGCTTATAA
- the nansa gene encoding N-acetylneuraminic acid synthase a: MPLKFELCPGRMIGGNHPCFIIAEIGQNHQGDIEIAKKMIKLAKDSGADCAKFQKSELEFKFNKRALERPYTSKQSWGKTYGEHKRYLEFSHEQYKELQKYAKEVDIFFTASGMDEMAVEFLHELEVPFFKVGSGDTNNFPYLEKTAKKGRPMVVSSGMQSMETMRTVYQTVKKHNQNFCILQCTSAYPLEAEDVNLRVITEYQKEFPDIPIGYSGHESGISISLAAVALGAKVVERHVTLDKTWKGSDHEASLDFDELAELVRSIRTVERALGTGVKRMLPCEVPCHDKLGKSVVAKTAIPKDTKLTLDMMTVKVAEPKGAPPEDIFQLVGKKVIADVEEDESITTEIIDNYGKKAKC, encoded by the exons ATGCCTCTTAAATTCGAGCTTTGTCCGGGAAGAATGATCGGGGGTAACCATCCCTGCTTCATCATTGCAGAAATCGGACAAAATCATCAAGGAGATATTGAAATCGCAAAGAAAATGATCAAACTGGCTAAG gACTCTGGAGCAGACTGTGCCAAGTTTCAAAAGAGCGAGCTTGAATTCAAGTTCAATAAACGTGCCCTGGAACGCCCCTACACCTCCAAACAGTCATGGGGAAAGACTTATGGGGAACACAAGCGTTACCTCGAATTCAGTCATGAACAATACAAAGAGCTGCAGAAGTATGCCAAGGAAGTTGACATCTTTTTCACCGCATCAGGCATGGACGAG ATGGCTGTAGAATTCCTCCACGAGTTGGAGGTTCCATTTTTCAAAGTTGGATCTGGAGATACCAATAACTTTCCCTACCTAGAAAAGACTGCAAAAAAAG GGAGGCCAATGGTGGTGTCCAGTGGAATGCAGTCCATGGAGACCATGAGGACTGTCTACCAAACAGTGAAGAAGCACAACCAGAACTTTTGCATTCTGCAGTGCACCAGTGCCTATCCTCTTGAGGCTGAGGATGTTAACCTGCGGGTCATCACT GAGTACCAGAAGGAGTTCCCAGACATTCCCATTGGATACTCAGGTCACGAGTCAGGAATCAGCATTAGTTTGGCGGCAGTCGCACTTGGAGCAAAGGTGGTTGAGCGTCACGTGACCCTGGACAAGACCTGGAAGGGCAGTGACCATGAAGCCTCTCTGGACTTCGACGAGCTGGCTGAGCTTGTGCGCTCCATCCGCACTGTGGAACGGGCGCTGGGCACAGGCGTTAAACGGATGCTACCCTGTGAGGTGCCATGCCACGATAAG CTGGGCAAGTCTGTTGTGGCAAAGACTGCCATTCCAAAGGACACAAAGCTAACCCTGGACATGATGACGGTGAAAGTGGCTGAACCAAAAGGGGCGCCACCAGAAGACATCTTCCAGCTGGTTGGCAAGAAGGTTATAGCTGACGTGGAAGAAGATGAAAGCATCACTACGGAAATCATTGACAACTATGGCAAAAAGGCCAAATGCTGA
- the clta gene encoding clathrin light chain A isoform X3: MEDFDMLSAPQSNAGNGVGSEEDPAAAFLAQQESEIAGIENDEGFSILDSGEVPSSLSNNLTGDQDDAGGAVNGDVHEESNGPSDAYAAISSADRLQAEPESLRKWREEQGERLEVLDANSRTQETEWKEKAKVELEDWHTRQEEQLEKTKVNNRAAEEAMVSDLDENNPGTEWERVARLCDFNPKSSKQAKDVSRMRSVLISLKQSPLVR; the protein is encoded by the exons ATGGAGGACTTCGATATGCTTAGTGCACCACAGTCGAATGCCGGTAATGGTGTTGGATCTGAAGAGGATCCAGCCGCTGCTTTCTTGGCCCAGCAAGAAAGTGAGATCGCGGGGATTGAGAACGATGAAGGATTCAGCATCCTGGACAGCGGAGAAGTCCCTTCTTCTCTCAGCAATAATCTGACAGGGGATCAGGATGATGCTG GTGGAGCCGTGAATGGCGACGTACATGAG GAGAGTAATGGTCCGTCTGATGCGTACGCAGCCATTTCCAGTGCTGACCGCTTGCAGGCTGAGCCGGAGAGTCTACGCAAGTGGAGGGAGGAGCAGGGTGAACGTCTAGAGGTTTTGG acGCCAACTCTCGTACACAGGAGACGGAGTGGAAGGAGAAGGCCAAGGTGGAGCTGGAGGACTGGCACACACGGCAGGAGGAGCAGCTGGAAAAGACCAAAGTCAACAACAG gGCGGCGGAGGAGGCCATGGTGTCTGACCTCGATGAGAACAACCCAGGAACAGAGTGGGAGCGTGTGGCGCGCCTCTGTGACTTCAACCCCAAGTCAAGCAAGCAGGCCAAAGATGTGTCCCGCATGCGCTCCGTTCTCATCTCTCTGAAGCAGTCACCCCTTGTCCGCTAG
- the clta gene encoding clathrin light chain A isoform X2: MEDFDMLSAPQSNAGNGVGSEEDPAAAFLAQQESEIAGIENDEGFSILDSGEVPSSLSNNLTGDQDDAGGAVNGDVHEESNGPSDAYAAISSADRLQAEPESLRKWREEQGERLEVLDANSRTQETEWKEKAKVELEDWHTRQEEQLEKTKVNNRVLDEDFYKQPFSELIGYVAAEEAMVSDLDENNPGTEWERVARLCDFNPKSSKQAKDVSRMRSVLISLKQSPLVR, translated from the exons ATGGAGGACTTCGATATGCTTAGTGCACCACAGTCGAATGCCGGTAATGGTGTTGGATCTGAAGAGGATCCAGCCGCTGCTTTCTTGGCCCAGCAAGAAAGTGAGATCGCGGGGATTGAGAACGATGAAGGATTCAGCATCCTGGACAGCGGAGAAGTCCCTTCTTCTCTCAGCAATAATCTGACAGGGGATCAGGATGATGCTG GTGGAGCCGTGAATGGCGACGTACATGAG GAGAGTAATGGTCCGTCTGATGCGTACGCAGCCATTTCCAGTGCTGACCGCTTGCAGGCTGAGCCGGAGAGTCTACGCAAGTGGAGGGAGGAGCAGGGTGAACGTCTAGAGGTTTTGG acGCCAACTCTCGTACACAGGAGACGGAGTGGAAGGAGAAGGCCAAGGTGGAGCTGGAGGACTGGCACACACGGCAGGAGGAGCAGCTGGAAAAGACCAAAGTCAACAACAG GGTGCTGGATGAAGATTTCTACAAACAGCCCTTCTCTGAGCTCATTGGTTATGT gGCGGCGGAGGAGGCCATGGTGTCTGACCTCGATGAGAACAACCCAGGAACAGAGTGGGAGCGTGTGGCGCGCCTCTGTGACTTCAACCCCAAGTCAAGCAAGCAGGCCAAAGATGTGTCCCGCATGCGCTCCGTTCTCATCTCTCTGAAGCAGTCACCCCTTGTCCGCTAG
- the clta gene encoding clathrin light chain A isoform X1, with product MEDFDMLSAPQSNAGNGVGSEEDPAAAFLAQQESEIAGIENDEGFSILDSGEVPSSLSNNLTGDQDDAGGAVNGDVHEESNGPSDAYAAISSADRLQAEPESLRKWREEQGERLEVLDANSRTQETEWKEKAKVELEDWHTRQEEQLEKTKVNNRVLDEDFYKQPFSELIGYVTHINHPCYRLDQAAEEAMVSDLDENNPGTEWERVARLCDFNPKSSKQAKDVSRMRSVLISLKQSPLVR from the exons ATGGAGGACTTCGATATGCTTAGTGCACCACAGTCGAATGCCGGTAATGGTGTTGGATCTGAAGAGGATCCAGCCGCTGCTTTCTTGGCCCAGCAAGAAAGTGAGATCGCGGGGATTGAGAACGATGAAGGATTCAGCATCCTGGACAGCGGAGAAGTCCCTTCTTCTCTCAGCAATAATCTGACAGGGGATCAGGATGATGCTG GTGGAGCCGTGAATGGCGACGTACATGAG GAGAGTAATGGTCCGTCTGATGCGTACGCAGCCATTTCCAGTGCTGACCGCTTGCAGGCTGAGCCGGAGAGTCTACGCAAGTGGAGGGAGGAGCAGGGTGAACGTCTAGAGGTTTTGG acGCCAACTCTCGTACACAGGAGACGGAGTGGAAGGAGAAGGCCAAGGTGGAGCTGGAGGACTGGCACACACGGCAGGAGGAGCAGCTGGAAAAGACCAAAGTCAACAACAG GGTGCTGGATGAAGATTTCTACAAACAGCCCTTCTCTGAGCTCATTGGTTATGT cacacacattaaccatCCTTGCTACCGCCTAGACCA gGCGGCGGAGGAGGCCATGGTGTCTGACCTCGATGAGAACAACCCAGGAACAGAGTGGGAGCGTGTGGCGCGCCTCTGTGACTTCAACCCCAAGTCAAGCAAGCAGGCCAAAGATGTGTCCCGCATGCGCTCCGTTCTCATCTCTCTGAAGCAGTCACCCCTTGTCCGCTAG